The following DNA comes from Cryobacterium psychrophilum.
ACCAACGCCACGCTCTCGGGTCGCTGATGTCCTCCGTGCGCAACAAGCACATTGCCTGCTTCTGGCTGCCGAACCGCATTGCGCTCGCGAACATGTACAGTGCGCCGTCGGGCCCCTTGACAATGTTGGTTGGCGAGCGAAGACCGTTCGGACCGTCATCGGGCGAATAGGGTTCGGGCATGCCAGCAACATAGTTTGCGGGAGGGTCGAGAGCTGGAGCGTACGAATCGCCGCCGTTCTTCGAAACGTAGAGGGTGAGGCTTGTTACGAGGCAGTTGAAGTAGTCTGCGGATGGGCACTGGCCAGGATGCGTGTGCCCTTGATATTCGTGGTGCGCTATCGCATAGATCGTCTTGCCGTCCTCGGTGTATGGCGCGGCGATCCACGTCTGGTCTTGGTACTGACCGGGATCGGCGTTCAGCGCGGATGTCCAAATCGGTGTGCAGTCGATCGTGAGGTGGTCGAGATCCGGCCCCGTCATGCGATGGCCCGTAGCGTGGCTGAGCAGCAACTGCACTTTGCCTGTGGAGTCTCGGAACGCGCGAGTCGCAAGGTCGGGGATATTCGTTGGTTCGCAAGCATCGGTCGTCCAGTCGAACATAACCTCCTCCGGCCCTGTAACGATGAGAGACGCGTTGGGCGGCGGACCGACCGGAGTGCGCGACTCCGGCGTCGGTGAAGCCGTAATAGTCGGGCTCGCCACGCAGCCAGCGAGCACGAACATCGCTAGAATCGGGGGCACTCCACGGAGCGACATGGGCTAACTCTCCCACGACGTATCGTTTGGCGGCAATGCCGCATCGCGTGGATTCCAAGTGGGTGGAATGCGAACCCGCAATTTGTCTACTCGGCGCGCCTCTTCAGGTCGCCCAGCAGCCCTGGCGCGGCCTTGCTAAGCATGGAGCGCAATGGCGCACGCCCGATGCCACCGAGCAAACCTTTGGTCGTGGCTTGGACCGTGAGGCTCACCTCAGATCTGTCCGCATCCGTGCCAGGCTGCACCGACCAAGTTGAACTCAGTGACTCGACGAAGAACGGCTGCTTTTGCGCAACGACTGAGTAGGTCAGCATCCGCGCAGCAGCGTCGTAGGCAGTGATCCGTTCGTCGGTTATGCCGAGCCCGTCGACATCGCAGATGCGCCCACCGTGTTGGCTGCCGTTAATGCCAGTGGGGGTCTCGGGGTTCGCCACTGAAGTATTCACACCACCGGCCCACGTCGAGATCTCAAGGAAGTCGTCTGACAGGATGCTCCAGATCACCTCTGGCGAGGCCGCTACGGTGTCGGTCGCGGTCGCGGCGACCATGCGGGTGTCTGTGCGCGTCGTTGTGGTGTGGGTGGGTGTGGAGCTGCTCATGGCGCAGTGCCCTTTCGGATAGTGCTCGTCGACTCGGCAGTTCCGGATGCGATCGAGCGGTGGTGCTTTACGGCGTCGCTTTCGACGGCGACCGCCTTCTGGAATGACGAAAGAAGCGTGGCGATGGTGCCCTCGACCGCGTCGTGCACTACGGCGGCGGGGACCTTGGCGCGGATCATGACGAAGAGGCCTAGCGTGGTCGCTGCCAGTGAGCGAGCCTGATGCTGCAGTGCCTGCGCAAAAGCCGTATTGCGGTCGCCGGAAGGTGTAGACGCGGTCAGCGCCGTGCTGTAGGCGCTCCGCAAACGGTCAATGTAGCGGGTGAGCGCATCCCGGCTAAGGCTCGGGACTGGGGCGAACTCGATCGCCGAGTTTGTGATCAGACAGCCGGGTGCGGTGCCGGAGTCGGCGAAGCGCCCGAAGTCGCGCAGCACCTGAAGCACGGTACCGATGTCGGCCCCTGGCCGCTCTAGAGCACCGATGAACAGCGGCAGTTTTTGTGACTCGTACTTCGCAAGTGCCTGCTCGTACAAACCTTCCTTGTCGCCAAACTCGCTAAACACTGTGGCGACGTTGACCCCCATAGCTGCTGACAGTCGGCGCACAGACGCGTCGTGGTAACCGAGCTCCCAGAACAAGTCGAGGGCGCGGTCGAGCACGTCGTCACGGTCGAATTGCCTGGGTCGGCCCATCCCCTGAGTATATCTAAACGACTGTTTAGAAACTAATCCCCCGAGACACCCCGTGAAGAACTCCCGCCGTCGCCCGAAGTGCTGAACCGTCCTCGACCAGGGCGGCCAGGGTGTCGATCGCCTCTGGATTGACGCCACGGTCTCCCCCGGAGCCCGATTCCCCGGACGTCGCCTGCAACGCGCCGGCTTCCAGGACATCCTGCCCGCCCACGAACCGCGAAGGCATGATTATATGCAACATATGTAGTATGGCAAGCATGAAGATCAGGACCGCCTCTCGCATGACTTCCGGGAACGCTGGAACCGGGCCCAACACGGGTACCAGTGATGCCCGCAGACGAGAAATCTCACCACCGGCTCTTGAGATACTCTCCGGCCCGGATGTGGCCACCGTGCGGGCCGATCGTGGCACCTTCTTCCGCACAGGGGGCGAACCTTCCACAGATCAGGCCCTCATCCTGGGGATCTGGCAATGACGCTGTGGGCCATGATGCCCAGCGTCGAACCAGGCGATCCGGTCGCCGGAATGACCGGGCAAATGTGGATGCCAACTCTTCCGCCCA
Coding sequences within:
- a CDS encoding SRPBCC family protein, whose amino-acid sequence is MSSSTPTHTTTTRTDTRMVAATATDTVAASPEVIWSILSDDFLEISTWAGGVNTSVANPETPTGINGSQHGGRICDVDGLGITDERITAYDAAARMLTYSVVAQKQPFFVESLSSTWSVQPGTDADRSEVSLTVQATTKGLLGGIGRAPLRSMLSKAAPGLLGDLKRRAE
- a CDS encoding TetR/AcrR family transcriptional regulator, whose product is MGRPRQFDRDDVLDRALDLFWELGYHDASVRRLSAAMGVNVATVFSEFGDKEGLYEQALAKYESQKLPLFIGALERPGADIGTVLQVLRDFGRFADSGTAPGCLITNSAIEFAPVPSLSRDALTRYIDRLRSAYSTALTASTPSGDRNTAFAQALQHQARSLAATTLGLFVMIRAKVPAAVVHDAVEGTIATLLSSFQKAVAVESDAVKHHRSIASGTAESTSTIRKGTAP